A genome region from Labilibaculum antarcticum includes the following:
- a CDS encoding DUF1573 domain-containing protein yields MSRKIFYLLVVAILGSTLLVSAQDTKPVMKFDSKEYDFKTFKEEAGLTSHSFEFINTGNQPVIINQVRSSCGCTSPEWSKQPIAPGQKGYVKATFDPKNRPGPFNKSITITANTNPAITILRIKGDVTARVKTVADLYPREMSGLRLQNNHLSFTKVKNTDVKEATMDVYNDSEEPISIGFKRVPAHLSLKMVPESLQPKQKGQIVATYDASKKNDWGFVIDYLDVLINQEYKSGNRLTVSANLVEDFSSLSKTELSNSPKVEFEKDVFDFGELTQGEKAEYTFTMKNLGKSDLIIRKTKASCGCTAIAPSTNIIKAGEVSEIKVVFNSRGKRGRQNKMITVITNDPVDSEVKLRVSGNVVMPKTN; encoded by the coding sequence ATGAGTAGAAAAATATTTTATTTGTTGGTTGTTGCTATTTTAGGAAGCACATTATTAGTAAGTGCTCAAGATACAAAACCAGTAATGAAATTTGATTCAAAGGAGTACGATTTCAAAACTTTTAAGGAGGAAGCTGGGTTGACATCTCATTCGTTCGAATTTATTAACACAGGAAACCAACCGGTTATTATTAATCAGGTAAGATCTTCCTGCGGATGTACTTCTCCAGAGTGGAGTAAACAACCAATTGCTCCAGGGCAAAAAGGCTATGTTAAAGCAACTTTTGACCCTAAGAATCGTCCGGGCCCATTCAATAAATCCATAACTATTACTGCAAATACAAATCCGGCAATTACAATCTTAAGAATTAAAGGCGATGTTACTGCGAGAGTAAAAACTGTAGCCGATTTGTATCCACGGGAAATGAGTGGATTGCGATTGCAGAACAATCATCTTTCTTTTACTAAGGTGAAAAATACTGATGTGAAAGAAGCAACAATGGATGTTTATAATGATAGTGAAGAGCCAATAAGTATTGGGTTTAAAAGAGTGCCTGCTCATTTATCGTTAAAAATGGTTCCTGAAAGTTTGCAGCCAAAGCAAAAAGGTCAGATTGTTGCAACATATGATGCCAGTAAGAAAAATGACTGGGGATTTGTTATTGATTATTTAGATGTTTTAATCAATCAAGAATATAAATCAGGTAATCGATTAACCGTGAGCGCTAATTTGGTTGAGGATTTTTCAAGTTTATCGAAAACTGAATTGTCAAATTCTCCCAAAGTTGAGTTTGAAAAAGATGTGTTTGATTTTGGCGAATTAACGCAAGGTGAAAAAGCAGAATATACTTTTACAATGAAGAACTTGGGTAAATCTGATTTGATTATCCGAAAAACAAAAGCTTCTTGCGGATGTACTGCTATTGCTCCAAGCACCAATATTATTAAAGCTGGTGAGGTATCGGAAATTAAAGTGGTATTTAATTCCAGAGGAAAAAGAGGTCGTCAAAACAAAATGATCACAGTGATCACTAATGATCCTGTTGATTCTGAAGTTAAACTTCGCGTTTCTGGAAATGTAGTGATGCCTAAAACGAATTAA
- the meaB gene encoding methylmalonyl Co-A mutase-associated GTPase MeaB, translated as MSDKNNRDHIENAPDYKALKVNKGISRPPSINPRIADRLKDNKRREYSVEGYVQGILDGNIGILSQAITLIESSKHDHQLVAQEIIEKCLPFSGKSVRIGVTGVPGAGKSTFIEAFGKHVTGHGHKLAVLAIDPSSERSKGSILGDKTRMEELAVDPKAYIRPSPSAGSLGGVARKTRESLILCEAAGFDTILIETVGVGQSETAVHSMVDFFLLIKIAGAGDELQGIKRGIMEMADAISINKADGNNIHTAQLARVQFENALHLFPESPSGWIPKVLTCSSIEKTGIDTIWDNIIEYCSHTKQNGYFNQRRSEQAKYWMYETINEQLRDRFYHLDVIKGKIPDYEKKVLNDEMSSFVAAHKLLGAYFSDVKSKE; from the coding sequence ATGTCAGATAAAAATAATAGAGATCATATCGAAAATGCGCCTGATTATAAGGCGCTGAAAGTAAATAAAGGTATAAGTAGGCCACCATCTATCAATCCGAGGATAGCGGATAGGCTTAAAGATAATAAGCGTAGAGAATATTCCGTTGAAGGGTATGTGCAGGGAATATTAGATGGAAATATTGGCATCTTAAGTCAGGCAATAACTCTGATCGAAAGTTCTAAGCATGATCATCAATTGGTTGCTCAGGAGATTATTGAAAAATGTTTGCCGTTTTCTGGGAAATCGGTTAGAATTGGGGTGACAGGTGTTCCTGGAGCAGGTAAAAGCACCTTTATAGAGGCATTTGGAAAGCATGTAACAGGGCACGGACATAAATTAGCTGTGCTGGCAATCGATCCAAGTAGTGAAAGAAGTAAGGGGAGTATTTTGGGTGATAAAACCCGAATGGAGGAGTTGGCGGTTGATCCTAAAGCTTATATACGCCCCTCACCTTCGGCAGGATCCTTAGGTGGAGTTGCCCGTAAAACACGCGAAAGCTTAATTTTATGTGAAGCCGCAGGTTTTGATACTATCTTGATAGAAACAGTTGGTGTGGGGCAATCGGAAACTGCCGTACATTCCATGGTTGATTTCTTTTTGCTAATTAAAATTGCCGGAGCGGGTGATGAATTGCAGGGAATTAAAAGAGGTATCATGGAAATGGCCGATGCAATTAGCATTAATAAAGCGGACGGGAATAATATTCATACCGCACAACTGGCCAGAGTTCAGTTCGAAAATGCTTTGCATTTGTTCCCCGAGTCGCCATCGGGATGGATTCCTAAAGTGCTGACTTGTTCATCAATCGAGAAAACAGGTATTGACACTATTTGGGATAATATCATAGAATATTGCAGTCACACAAAGCAAAACGGATATTTTAATCAGCGAAGAAGTGAGCAAGCCAAGTATTGGATGTATGAAACGATTAACGAACAATTACGCGATCGGTTTTATCATTTAGATGTAATAAAAGGAAAGATTCCAGATTATGAAAAGAAAGTCTTGAATGACGAAATGAGTTCTTTTGTTGCAGCACACAAACTGCTGGGTGCTTATTTTAGCGACGTGAAAAGTAAAGAGTAA
- a CDS encoding TlpA disulfide reductase family protein, with protein MKKIFIAIAAIGLFLGSCTSADQYKLTGKVEGMTEGKVYLSKLQDNKLVKTDSTEMTANGFSFEGTVTSPDLYYIELEGQRGAIQVFLENTAIAVDANVENLREAKVVGSSNQDILTAFGELQKGYQEKQQALYPEHQKAAEAKNQVAMDSIEAEFNKSKADMFSASKEFLKLNRNTVAAAFVAYRISSPLEVAEMEEIYALLGEDAQKSSYATLIKDKIEVLKNVAIGQPAPDFTLNTPEGVPMSLSSLKGQIVLIDFWASWCGPCRGENPNVVKMYKELHPKGVDILGVSLDNDKGKWLKAIEDDGLIWNHVSDLKGWGSSAAKLYGVNGIPATVVVDQNGLIVAKNLRGDELKAAIEKLIQ; from the coding sequence ATGAAGAAAATTTTTATCGCGATTGCGGCGATTGGGCTTTTTTTAGGCTCTTGTACATCTGCGGATCAATATAAATTGACCGGGAAAGTTGAAGGTATGACTGAAGGAAAAGTTTATCTTTCTAAACTTCAGGATAATAAATTGGTGAAAACTGATTCGACTGAAATGACCGCTAACGGTTTTTCTTTTGAAGGAACAGTAACATCTCCGGATCTTTACTATATTGAATTGGAAGGTCAAAGGGGTGCAATTCAAGTGTTTCTTGAAAATACAGCTATTGCAGTTGATGCAAATGTTGAAAATTTAAGAGAAGCCAAGGTTGTAGGTTCATCAAATCAAGACATTTTAACCGCTTTTGGTGAATTACAGAAAGGATACCAAGAGAAACAACAAGCTTTGTACCCAGAACATCAAAAAGCAGCGGAAGCAAAGAATCAGGTTGCGATGGATTCTATCGAAGCTGAATTTAATAAATCCAAAGCGGATATGTTTTCAGCAAGTAAAGAATTTTTGAAATTGAATCGCAACACGGTTGCTGCAGCATTTGTAGCTTACCGAATTTCGTCTCCTCTTGAAGTAGCTGAAATGGAAGAAATTTATGCTTTGTTGGGTGAGGATGCACAAAAGTCATCTTATGCAACGCTAATTAAAGATAAAATTGAGGTATTGAAAAATGTTGCAATCGGTCAGCCAGCTCCTGATTTCACGTTGAATACTCCAGAAGGAGTTCCTATGAGTTTATCATCATTAAAAGGACAAATTGTTTTAATTGATTTTTGGGCATCATGGTGTGGACCCTGTAGAGGAGAAAATCCAAATGTCGTTAAAATGTACAAAGAGCTTCATCCTAAAGGAGTTGATATTCTAGGTGTGTCTTTAGATAATGATAAAGGAAAATGGTTAAAAGCAATTGAAGACGATGGATTGATCTGGAATCATGTATCTGATTTGAAAGGTTGGGGTTCTTCCGCAGCTAAATTATATGGTGTTAATGGAATTCCTGCCACAGTTGTTGTAGATCAAAACGGACTTATTGTTGCAAAAAATTTAAGAGGTGACGAATTAAAAGCAGCTATTGAAAAATTGATACAGTAA
- a CDS encoding metal ABC transporter solute-binding protein, Zn/Mn family: MHLINKFTLVLLVGIIISCQSGKIEKETNLISVSILPQKYFIERIAGDDFKVNVLIPPGASPATYEPTPMQMKDVAKSIAYFRIGHIPFETVWLNNLVEGAGEIKVVDLSKGIELIKGIEKHGDHVHEGGIDPHIWSSLKSVKIISRNLFQELVKLAPNKKEVYEKNYRKFLSELDEMDQFAETSLSHKKGMSFMIFHPALTYLARDYGLHQISVELDGKEPSPAHMKHLVEEAKRLEIKQVFVQKQFNVENAKAIVFEINGEVVLIDPLTEDWLNEMKRIINILKD; the protein is encoded by the coding sequence ATGCACTTAATAAATAAATTTACTCTGGTCTTGCTTGTTGGCATAATAATATCTTGTCAATCTGGTAAAATTGAGAAGGAAACCAATCTAATATCGGTTAGTATACTGCCTCAAAAATATTTTATTGAACGAATTGCTGGTGATGATTTTAAGGTTAATGTTCTGATTCCTCCTGGAGCCAGTCCTGCAACCTATGAGCCTACGCCGATGCAAATGAAAGATGTTGCCAAATCAATTGCATATTTCAGAATTGGTCACATTCCCTTCGAAACGGTTTGGTTGAATAATTTAGTGGAGGGAGCAGGCGAAATTAAAGTTGTAGATCTTTCGAAAGGAATAGAATTGATTAAAGGTATAGAGAAGCATGGAGATCATGTTCATGAAGGAGGAATTGATCCTCATATTTGGTCATCACTTAAATCAGTAAAAATAATAAGCCGGAATTTGTTTCAAGAGCTAGTTAAATTAGCTCCTAATAAGAAGGAGGTTTATGAGAAAAATTACCGAAAATTTCTTTCTGAATTAGACGAGATGGATCAATTTGCTGAAACTTCGTTGAGTCATAAAAAAGGAATGTCGTTCATGATTTTCCACCCAGCTCTAACTTATTTGGCAAGGGATTACGGCTTGCATCAAATCTCTGTTGAATTGGATGGCAAGGAGCCTTCCCCAGCTCACATGAAACATTTGGTTGAGGAAGCAAAACGATTAGAAATAAAGCAGGTTTTTGTTCAGAAACAGTTTAATGTTGAGAATGCAAAAGCTATTGTTTTCGAGATTAATGGTGAAGTTGTTTTAATTGATCCTTTGACTGAGGATTGGTTGAATGAAATGAAACGAATCATCAACATACTTAAAGACTGA
- a CDS encoding metal ABC transporter ATP-binding protein: MKKILELKSLTAGYDEKIVLKGVNLVVKENDFLGIIGPNGGGKTTLLKVILGIIKPVEGEILPNGNDRCIIGYLPQINQIDNKFPIPVKEVVLSGLMSHKKIFGRYNNENKRRADELMSQMGIIHLKNKNIGELSGGQLQRVFLCRAIISDPQLLILDEPDTYVDSNFEGELYEILDQLNSHMAIIIVSHDVGTICSHVKTIACVNETLCYHDSNVISQEQLKAYNCPIDLITHGEVPHRVLKHHH; the protein is encoded by the coding sequence ATGAAAAAAATTCTGGAATTAAAATCACTGACTGCAGGATACGATGAGAAAATCGTATTAAAAGGAGTGAATTTGGTTGTAAAAGAAAATGATTTTCTTGGAATTATCGGTCCGAACGGTGGGGGTAAAACAACGCTGTTAAAGGTGATTCTGGGTATTATAAAACCCGTGGAGGGTGAAATATTACCCAATGGTAATGATCGCTGTATTATTGGTTATTTGCCTCAAATCAATCAAATAGATAACAAGTTTCCAATTCCTGTGAAAGAGGTTGTCCTTTCGGGACTAATGTCTCATAAAAAGATATTTGGAAGATATAATAATGAGAACAAAAGGCGTGCAGATGAATTAATGTCTCAAATGGGAATTATTCATTTGAAGAATAAAAATATAGGAGAACTGTCAGGAGGGCAATTGCAGCGTGTGTTTTTGTGTCGGGCAATTATCTCAGATCCTCAATTATTAATTTTAGATGAGCCGGATACTTATGTAGATAGTAATTTTGAAGGTGAGTTGTATGAAATTCTCGATCAGTTAAATTCACATATGGCAATTATAATTGTATCTCATGATGTGGGTACGATATGCTCTCATGTTAAGACAATTGCCTGTGTGAACGAAACACTGTGTTACCACGATTCGAACGTGATTTCGCAGGAACAGCTGAAAGCTTATAATTGCCCGATTGATTTAATTACACATGGAGAAGTTCCTCACCGAGTACTAAAGCATCATCATTAA
- a CDS encoding metal ABC transporter permease codes for MNELFELFQYNFFLNAVCAALLASISCGIIGSYIVARRIVFISGGITHASFGGIGLAWYLGLNPVFGAAVFGVLSALGIEWLSKKTDVRQDSVIGILWALGMALGIIFIYMTPGYAPNLMSFLFGNILTVGALDLYLLLGLCLITIAIFLFLLRPILFVAFDEEFARTQKAPVQFLNYLMISLVALAIVLNIRVVGIILVISFLTIPQTIANMFTSDFKKMILGSIAFGILGSFIGLLVSYRINAPSGATIIFSFVILFIVAKIVQLAMISAKRKKSSLMQSDR; via the coding sequence ATGAACGAACTATTTGAATTGTTTCAATACAATTTCTTTTTAAATGCTGTTTGTGCAGCTCTTTTGGCAAGTATTTCCTGTGGGATTATTGGTTCATATATTGTAGCGCGACGAATTGTTTTTATTAGCGGAGGGATTACACATGCTTCCTTTGGAGGAATTGGTTTGGCTTGGTATTTAGGATTGAATCCGGTATTTGGTGCGGCTGTTTTTGGGGTTTTATCTGCTTTAGGAATAGAGTGGCTTTCGAAAAAAACAGATGTGAGACAAGATTCGGTTATTGGAATTTTATGGGCTTTGGGAATGGCATTGGGAATTATTTTTATTTATATGACTCCTGGTTATGCACCAAATTTAATGAGTTTTCTGTTTGGAAATATTTTAACGGTGGGAGCCTTGGATTTGTATCTGCTCTTAGGTTTATGCCTAATCACAATTGCAATCTTTCTCTTTTTGCTACGGCCTATTTTGTTTGTTGCTTTCGATGAAGAGTTTGCACGAACACAGAAAGCTCCGGTTCAGTTTTTAAACTATTTAATGATATCATTAGTGGCTTTGGCCATTGTTTTAAATATTAGAGTGGTTGGAATTATTTTGGTGATCTCGTTTTTGACAATACCACAGACAATTGCGAATATGTTCACAAGCGATTTTAAGAAAATGATTCTGGGATCTATAGCATTTGGTATTCTGGGTTCGTTTATTGGTTTGCTGGTTTCTTATCGCATTAATGCACCATCGGGAGCCACTATTATCTTTTCATTTGTGATCCTGTTTATTGTGGCGAAAATTGTTCAATTGGCAATGATTTCGGCAAAACGTAAGAAAAGCAGTCTGATGCAATCGGATAGATGA
- the lpdA gene encoding dihydrolipoyl dehydrogenase — MSYDLIVVGSGPGGYVAAIRASQLGLNVAVVERAELGGICLNWGCIPTKSLLKSAQVFEYMKHAGDYGLVVDGEVKPDFEKVVSRSRGVAEKMSGGIQYLLKKNKIEVINGFGKLVGNKTVEVTAEDGSKSNHEAKHIILATGARSRELPNLPQDGKNIIGYRKALTLDKLPESMIIVGSGAIGSEFAYFYSTMGTKVTLVEFLPEILPVEDEEVSKQMGRSFKKNKIKVMTNSTVESVEGSDGDLKVNIKNKKGEIEVHECEIVLSAVGIAPNTENIGLEEVGVATENGRVLVDEYFRTNVEGVYAIGDILKGPALAHVASAEGICCVEKIAGMNVEPIDYTTIPGCTYTVPEVASMGLTEKAAKEAGYELKIGKFPFSASGKASASGANEGFVKLVFDAKYGELLGAHMVGANVTEMIAELVTARKLETTGHELIKAIHPHPTMSEAIMEAAAAAYGEVIHI, encoded by the coding sequence ATGAGTTACGATTTAATAGTAGTCGGAAGCGGTCCAGGTGGTTACGTAGCCGCCATTCGCGCTTCACAATTGGGTTTGAATGTTGCAGTTGTTGAACGAGCCGAATTAGGTGGAATTTGTTTGAACTGGGGGTGTATTCCAACAAAATCTTTGCTGAAATCAGCACAGGTATTTGAATATATGAAACACGCCGGTGATTATGGATTAGTTGTCGATGGTGAGGTTAAACCTGATTTTGAAAAGGTTGTTTCTCGTAGTCGCGGCGTTGCCGAAAAAATGAGTGGTGGAATTCAGTACCTGCTAAAAAAGAACAAAATTGAGGTAATCAATGGTTTTGGTAAGTTGGTGGGAAATAAAACTGTTGAAGTAACTGCTGAAGATGGAAGTAAATCCAATCATGAAGCAAAGCATATTATTTTGGCAACAGGAGCACGTTCCCGTGAATTGCCAAATCTACCACAGGATGGAAAAAACATTATTGGATATCGTAAAGCTTTAACTTTGGATAAATTGCCTGAATCAATGATTATTGTTGGTTCTGGAGCAATTGGATCTGAGTTTGCTTACTTTTATTCAACCATGGGAACTAAGGTAACTTTGGTAGAATTCTTACCAGAAATTCTTCCTGTAGAAGATGAGGAAGTGTCTAAGCAAATGGGACGCAGCTTTAAGAAGAATAAGATCAAAGTCATGACTAATTCTACTGTTGAATCAGTAGAAGGATCTGATGGTGATTTAAAAGTTAATATCAAGAATAAAAAGGGTGAAATTGAAGTGCATGAGTGCGAAATTGTACTTTCAGCAGTAGGAATTGCACCAAATACTGAAAATATTGGCTTGGAAGAGGTAGGAGTCGCAACTGAAAATGGCAGAGTTCTGGTTGATGAATATTTTAGAACCAATGTGGAAGGCGTTTATGCGATTGGAGATATTCTAAAAGGTCCTGCTTTGGCTCACGTTGCATCGGCAGAAGGAATTTGCTGTGTTGAGAAAATTGCTGGAATGAATGTAGAACCAATCGATTATACTACAATTCCAGGATGTACTTATACAGTTCCAGAGGTTGCATCAATGGGATTAACTGAGAAAGCTGCGAAAGAAGCTGGTTACGAATTAAAGATTGGTAAATTTCCTTTCTCTGCATCGGGAAAAGCAAGTGCTTCCGGAGCAAACGAAGGATTCGTTAAATTAGTATTTGATGCTAAATATGGCGAATTGCTTGGAGCTCATATGGTTGGTGCTAATGTAACCGAAATGATTGCAGAGTTAGTAACTGCACGTAAGCTGGAAACAACTGGTCACGAATTGATTAAAGCAATTCATCCACACCCAACTATGTCGGAGGCCATTATGGAAGCTGCTGCAGCTGCTTATGGTGAGGTAATTCACATCTAA
- the uvrA gene encoding excinuclease ABC subunit UvrA encodes MKSKKSKNSEGQLETENVEVFGARVHNLKNIDVSIPRNKLSVITGLSGSGKSSLAFDTIYAEGQRRYVETFSAYARQFLGGMERPDVDKITGLSPVISIEQKTTNKNPRSTVGTITELYDFLRLLYARAGIAYSYETGEKMVKYTDEQIIDLIHEKFKEKRILILAPIVKGRKGHYKELFEQIRSKGFLYARIDGEIVELFHGYKVDRYKNHNIEVLIDKLVVEEVGDKRLKESVQTAMKHGKGITMILDKDTDDVRFYSRLLMCPTTGISYNTPAPHSFSFNSPHGACPKCKGLGRVNAIDMDKIIPDTNLSIREGGIVPLGKYKNSLIFWQLEAIGRKYHFVMDTPIKDIPDEALSIILDGSSETFKLDNTPLGASSNYFLSFDGVIKYISNQESNVTSKKAKKWAEQFIITKVCDTCNGDRLKRESLHFKIHDKNISDAASMDLGLLSEWFQDLEQHLSKRQQIIGSEILKEIRSRLGFLMDVGLEYLSLNRSSVTLSGGESQRIRLATQIGSQLVNVLYILDEPSIGLHQRDNQRLIYSLQQLRDSGNSVIVVEHDKDMILSADYVVDMGPFAGKHGGEVVAAGKPEDILKSNSLTALYLNGVKKIEIPQSRRKGNGKTISLNGCTGNNLKNASITLPLGKFICVTGVSGSGKSSLINGTLQPILSQYFYRSVADPLPYEKISGIKNVDKVVEVNQSPLGRTPRSNPATYTNLFGDVRKLYEKLPESQIRGYKAGRFSFNVKGGRCETCKGAGVRSIEMNFLPDVYVHCDACNGKRYNRETLEVRYKGKSIGDVLDMTINQAVEFFEHIPSILIKLKVLQDVGLGYVTLGQPSTTLSGGESQRVKLATELAKRDTGQTMYILDEPTTGLHFEDVRVLLEVLNRLVNKGNTVIVIEHNIDVIKVADHVIDIGIEGGRNGGEILFEGTPEDLVKCEKSFTAQFLKEEMK; translated from the coding sequence ATCAAGAGTAAAAAAAGCAAAAATTCGGAAGGACAATTGGAAACTGAAAATGTTGAAGTTTTTGGTGCACGTGTTCATAACCTCAAAAATATAGATGTAAGCATTCCCAGGAATAAACTTTCAGTTATTACTGGGTTAAGTGGAAGTGGAAAATCCTCTTTGGCTTTCGATACGATTTATGCCGAAGGACAAAGGAGATACGTAGAAACTTTTTCTGCTTACGCCAGACAGTTTCTGGGGGGAATGGAGCGTCCGGATGTGGATAAAATTACTGGCTTGAGTCCGGTGATTTCTATTGAGCAAAAAACCACCAATAAGAATCCTCGTTCCACGGTTGGAACAATTACCGAATTATATGATTTTCTTCGACTACTGTATGCCAGAGCAGGTATTGCTTATTCATACGAGACGGGCGAGAAAATGGTGAAGTATACCGATGAGCAAATTATCGATTTAATTCACGAAAAATTCAAGGAGAAGAGAATCTTGATTCTGGCTCCAATTGTAAAAGGTCGCAAAGGACATTATAAGGAATTATTTGAGCAGATTCGTAGCAAAGGTTTTTTGTATGCACGTATTGATGGTGAAATTGTTGAGCTTTTTCACGGTTACAAAGTCGATCGTTACAAAAATCATAACATTGAAGTTCTGATTGATAAATTGGTGGTTGAGGAAGTTGGCGATAAGCGCTTAAAAGAATCTGTACAAACTGCCATGAAGCATGGAAAAGGAATTACCATGATTCTGGATAAGGATACCGATGATGTTCGGTTTTATAGTCGCTTGTTGATGTGCCCGACCACTGGAATTTCATACAATACACCGGCACCACATAGTTTTTCTTTCAATTCTCCGCATGGAGCTTGTCCAAAATGTAAAGGTTTAGGGCGGGTAAATGCCATTGACATGGATAAGATTATTCCCGATACCAATTTGAGTATTCGGGAAGGTGGAATTGTGCCTTTAGGGAAATACAAAAACTCATTGATTTTTTGGCAGTTGGAAGCAATTGGCCGGAAGTATCATTTTGTGATGGATACGCCTATTAAAGATATTCCCGATGAGGCTCTTAGTATTATTTTGGATGGTTCCAGTGAAACGTTCAAATTGGATAATACGCCGCTGGGAGCATCTTCCAATTATTTCCTTAGTTTCGACGGAGTTATTAAATACATTTCCAATCAGGAAAGCAATGTAACCTCCAAAAAGGCGAAGAAATGGGCTGAGCAATTTATTATTACAAAAGTTTGTGATACTTGTAATGGGGATCGACTAAAAAGAGAATCTCTTCATTTTAAAATCCACGATAAAAACATCTCGGATGCAGCCAGTATGGATTTAGGCTTATTAAGTGAATGGTTTCAGGATTTGGAACAGCACTTAAGTAAGAGACAACAAATAATTGGTTCTGAGATACTAAAGGAAATCCGATCCCGCTTAGGTTTTTTAATGGATGTTGGTTTGGAGTACTTATCTCTTAACCGAAGTTCGGTTACCCTGTCGGGTGGAGAGTCACAGCGTATTCGTCTTGCAACTCAAATTGGTTCTCAACTGGTTAATGTACTGTATATTCTCGACGAACCAAGTATAGGCTTGCACCAAAGAGACAATCAACGATTAATATATTCTCTGCAGCAACTTCGCGATTCAGGTAATTCTGTAATTGTAGTTGAGCATGATAAAGATATGATTCTGTCAGCCGATTATGTGGTTGATATGGGCCCTTTTGCCGGGAAGCATGGCGGAGAAGTAGTTGCTGCGGGAAAACCTGAAGACATCCTGAAAAGTAATAGCTTAACGGCTCTCTACTTAAATGGAGTGAAGAAAATTGAGATTCCTCAGAGTAGAAGAAAAGGTAATGGGAAAACCATAAGTTTGAACGGTTGTACAGGTAATAACCTTAAAAATGCAAGTATTACTTTGCCTTTGGGCAAGTTTATTTGTGTTACCGGTGTTTCCGGTAGTGGCAAGTCAAGCTTGATTAATGGAACATTGCAACCCATTCTATCTCAGTATTTTTATCGATCAGTTGCCGATCCATTGCCGTACGAAAAAATTAGCGGAATTAAGAATGTCGACAAAGTAGTAGAAGTGAATCAATCGCCATTAGGTCGTACACCAAGATCTAATCCTGCTACCTATACCAATTTGTTTGGTGATGTAAGAAAATTATACGAGAAATTGCCTGAATCACAAATTCGCGGATACAAAGCAGGTCGATTTTCATTTAATGTGAAAGGTGGTCGATGCGAAACCTGTAAGGGAGCCGGAGTTCGTTCCATCGAAATGAATTTTCTTCCTGATGTTTACGTGCATTGCGATGCGTGCAACGGAAAGCGATACAACAGGGAAACATTAGAGGTTCGTTACAAAGGAAAATCTATTGGTGATGTGTTGGATATGACCATCAATCAGGCAGTAGAATTTTTTGAACACATTCCTTCTATTTTAATTAAGCTGAAAGTTTTGCAGGATGTTGGATTGGGATACGTTACTTTAGGCCAGCCATCAACAACACTTTCCGGAGGTGAGTCGCAAAGAGTGAAATTGGCGACAGAACTGGCAAAAAGAGATACCGGACAAACCATGTATATTTTGGATGAACCAACTACAGGTTTGCATTTCGAAGATGTGAGAGTTTTGCTTGAGGTGTTAAACCGTTTGGTGAATAAAGGAAATACAGTAATCGTAATAGAGCACAATATAGATGTGATTAAGGTTGCCGATCATGTAATTGATATTGGAATTGAAGGTGGCCGAAATGGCGGTGAAATTCTATTTGAAGGAACACCGGAAGATTTAGTGAAATGTGAAAAATCATTTACAGCCCAATTTTTAAAAGAGGAGATGAAATAA